One region of Bradyrhizobium betae genomic DNA includes:
- a CDS encoding threonine ammonia-lyase: MAELSQSMSSDPSDFPVAPDDIRAAAETIRGAVVETPCSYSRTLSNICGCDIWLKFENLQFTSSFKERGALNLLTALTAEERARGVIAMSAGNHAQGVAYHAKRLGIPATIVMPVGTPMVKVENTRHHGAEVVVTGATLEEAAAFARSHGEARDMIFVHPYDDPLVIAGQGTVGLEMLKAVPELDTLVVPIGGGGLISGIAIAAKSIKPSLRILGVEAWLYPSMYNAIHGGTLPARGDTLAEGIAVKSPGKITTEIVRRLVDDIALVNEAELERAVATLISIEKTVVEGAGAAGLAALMSDRSRFAGQKVGLVLSGGNIDTRLIASVLTRELAREGRLTQLSLDIPDRPGQLAAVAALLAEAGANIIEVSHQRTFSDLPAKATLLQLVIETRDSAHLDEVMTRLSASGLSARCT, translated from the coding sequence ATGGCCGAGTTGTCCCAAAGCATGTCCTCCGATCCGAGCGATTTTCCGGTCGCACCTGATGACATTCGTGCCGCCGCCGAGACCATCCGGGGCGCTGTCGTCGAGACGCCTTGTAGCTACAGCCGGACGCTGAGCAATATCTGCGGCTGCGACATCTGGCTGAAATTCGAAAATCTCCAGTTCACGTCCTCGTTCAAGGAGCGCGGCGCGCTCAATCTCCTGACCGCACTGACGGCGGAGGAGCGTGCGCGCGGTGTCATCGCGATGTCGGCCGGCAACCATGCGCAGGGCGTCGCCTATCACGCCAAGCGGCTCGGCATTCCCGCCACCATCGTGATGCCCGTGGGCACGCCGATGGTGAAGGTCGAGAACACCAGGCACCACGGCGCCGAGGTGGTGGTGACGGGCGCGACGCTGGAGGAGGCGGCCGCGTTCGCGCGCAGCCACGGCGAAGCCCGCGACATGATCTTCGTCCATCCTTACGACGATCCGCTTGTCATCGCGGGGCAGGGGACGGTCGGGCTCGAGATGCTCAAGGCCGTACCGGAGCTCGACACGCTGGTCGTCCCGATCGGCGGCGGCGGCCTGATCAGCGGCATCGCCATCGCCGCGAAATCGATCAAGCCCTCGCTGCGGATCCTGGGCGTCGAGGCCTGGCTCTATCCCTCGATGTACAATGCCATCCATGGTGGCACTCTGCCTGCGCGCGGCGATACACTCGCCGAAGGCATCGCGGTGAAATCGCCGGGCAAGATCACGACCGAAATCGTCCGGCGCCTTGTCGACGACATTGCGCTCGTGAACGAAGCCGAGCTCGAGCGCGCGGTTGCGACCCTGATCTCGATCGAGAAGACCGTCGTGGAGGGCGCCGGCGCCGCCGGCCTCGCCGCGCTGATGTCCGATCGCTCCCGGTTCGCCGGCCAGAAGGTTGGCCTGGTCCTGAGCGGAGGCAATATCGACACGAGGCTGATCGCATCGGTGCTCACGCGCGAACTGGCCCGCGAGGGACGGCTGACCCAGCTGTCGCTCGACATCCCCGATCGGCCGGGCCAATTGGCCGCGGTGGCCGCGCTATTGGCCGAGGCCGGCGCAAACATCATCGAGGTCTCGCATCAGCGGACCTTCTCCGACCTTCCGGCCAAGGCGACTCTGCTGCAACTCGTCATCGAGACCCGCGACAGCGCGCATCTCGACGAGGTCATGACACGGCTCAGTGCATCCGGATTGAGCGCGCGCTGCACCTGA
- a CDS encoding aminotransferase class V-fold PLP-dependent enzyme — MIDIDRIRADTPATSRLAYLHNAGAALMPAPVVKAMKQHIDLESEIGGYAAADRESDRLGAVYGSVARLLNAAPDEIALVENATVAWQMAFYALQFRQGDRILTAEAEYAANYVAFLQVAKRTGAVIDVVPSDASGELDIGALERMIDERVKLIAITWVPTNGGLVNPAAAIGRIARARGIPYLLDACQAVGQMAVDVEAIGCDMLSATGRKFLRGPRGTGFLYVRRALLQRLEPPMIDHFAAPWVSRDQYRLRDDARRFETWENNYAARLGLGAAVDYALDIGMGPIEQRCRLLADRLRGGLASIRGVTIRDLGRRPGAIVSFTVDGHEAGAIVKSAAAAGIIIGASDPASTRIDAEVRALPPLMRASPHYYNTEAEIDRLIGHLAGLAPR, encoded by the coding sequence TTGATCGACATCGACCGAATTCGGGCCGACACGCCAGCCACCTCGCGGCTTGCCTATCTCCACAATGCGGGCGCGGCTCTGATGCCGGCACCCGTCGTTAAGGCGATGAAGCAGCACATCGATCTCGAGAGCGAGATCGGAGGCTACGCCGCCGCCGACCGCGAGTCCGATCGGCTCGGAGCGGTCTATGGCTCGGTAGCCCGACTTCTGAATGCCGCGCCCGATGAAATCGCACTCGTGGAGAACGCCACCGTTGCCTGGCAGATGGCGTTCTACGCGCTTCAATTTCGTCAAGGCGACCGTATCCTGACCGCCGAGGCAGAGTATGCGGCCAACTATGTCGCTTTTCTTCAGGTCGCCAAGCGCACGGGCGCGGTCATCGACGTCGTGCCGAGCGACGCCAGCGGAGAGCTCGATATCGGCGCGCTGGAGCGCATGATCGACGAGCGCGTGAAGCTCATCGCGATCACCTGGGTTCCGACCAATGGCGGACTGGTCAATCCGGCGGCGGCGATCGGCCGGATCGCGCGAGCGCGGGGCATTCCCTATCTGCTCGACGCCTGTCAGGCGGTCGGCCAGATGGCGGTGGACGTCGAAGCCATCGGCTGTGACATGCTGTCGGCCACCGGCCGCAAATTCCTGCGCGGCCCGCGCGGCACCGGGTTTCTCTATGTCCGCCGGGCGCTGCTGCAGCGACTCGAGCCGCCGATGATCGACCACTTCGCGGCACCATGGGTCTCGCGCGATCAATATCGGCTGCGCGACGACGCACGCCGCTTCGAGACCTGGGAGAACAATTACGCCGCCCGGCTTGGACTCGGCGCGGCCGTCGATTACGCGCTCGACATCGGTATGGGTCCCATCGAGCAGCGCTGCCGACTGCTTGCGGACCGTCTGCGCGGCGGCCTCGCCTCCATTCGCGGCGTCACAATTCGCGACCTCGGTCGACGTCCGGGCGCCATCGTCAGCTTCACGGTCGATGGGCATGAGGCGGGCGCCATTGTCAAAAGCGCAGCCGCCGCCGGCATCATCATCGGCGCTTCGGATCCCGCGAGCACACGCATCGATGCCGAAGTCCGCGCGCTGCCGCCGCTCATGCGCGCCTCACCGCATTACTACAACACGGAAGCCGAGATCGATCGGCTGATCGGCCATCTGGCGGGCCTGGCGCCGCGGTAG
- a CDS encoding CAP domain-containing protein, translating to MGTQGTTHRVVGGMIAGLVLLAAAPAMAESPAELISSFRLKHGEVRVVRDATLDRIAMDQARAMAAKDDLSHDALGPFNRRVAPAGAGRAAENIAYGYDNFEKTLGQWIDSSGHRKNLLLHNASRVGIANARNASGKRTYWAMVIAGDYEPKKGKGKKDTEPLVAVKREAAPARKPKTSSCHVKLLGLCI from the coding sequence ATGGGTACTCAGGGAACGACACATCGGGTGGTTGGCGGCATGATCGCCGGCCTTGTTCTGCTTGCGGCAGCGCCCGCGATGGCCGAATCCCCGGCCGAATTGATCTCCAGCTTCCGCCTCAAGCATGGTGAAGTCCGCGTGGTGCGCGATGCCACCCTCGATCGCATTGCCATGGATCAGGCCCGCGCGATGGCGGCGAAGGACGACCTCAGCCATGATGCACTTGGCCCGTTCAATCGCCGCGTCGCGCCGGCCGGCGCGGGCCGCGCCGCCGAGAACATCGCCTATGGCTACGACAATTTCGAGAAGACGCTGGGACAGTGGATCGACTCGTCCGGGCACCGCAAGAACCTGTTGCTGCACAACGCTTCCCGCGTCGGAATCGCGAACGCCAGGAACGCCAGCGGCAAGCGCACTTACTGGGCGATGGTGATCGCCGGCGACTACGAGCCAAAGAAGGGCAAGGGCAAGAAGGACACCGAGCCGCTGGTTGCGGTGAAGCGCGAGGCCGCGCCCGCCCGCAAGCCGAAAACGAGCAGCTGCCACGTCAAGCTGCTCGGGCTCTGCATCTGA
- a CDS encoding serine/threonine protein kinase, whose amino-acid sequence MSLPKDDAATLSARWTEGVLLKRDVFSTVERGRFRSDNGEVDAVLRRLDEVPWWSFLLARHLFAREKYALRLAKGLNVGPELLWAGRRALVRGFVDGVALHLAKPHGDLAYFRSAKAALRRLRRAGICHNDLAKEQNWLVGRDGHAYVTDFQLAACFERRGRLYRILAYEDLRHLLKHKRSYAPEALTPRERKILAKKSFAASLWLATGKKVYRAITRGLFNFTDREGGGRRLVNDAPVLAELIRKNPAVRDTAIVAFADRRSGVGLYAFVEGDQAALEGQLHNELAAVKGPKPPEHIQVVHALPRDSSGKPRTEILQLVAMNQLDLIEPMMKNDQDRAFLKDILEQRKNLRDRFNFEADLPAS is encoded by the coding sequence ATGAGTCTCCCGAAAGACGACGCCGCGACACTGTCGGCGCGCTGGACCGAGGGCGTGCTGCTCAAGCGCGACGTATTCTCGACCGTCGAGCGCGGCCGCTTTCGTAGTGACAATGGCGAGGTCGACGCCGTGCTGCGCCGGCTTGACGAGGTGCCGTGGTGGTCGTTCCTGCTGGCGCGGCATTTGTTCGCGCGCGAGAAGTATGCGTTGAGATTGGCCAAGGGCCTGAACGTCGGTCCCGAATTGCTGTGGGCCGGCCGCCGGGCGCTGGTGCGCGGCTTCGTGGACGGCGTCGCGCTGCATCTGGCAAAACCACATGGCGACCTCGCCTATTTCCGCTCGGCCAAGGCGGCGCTGCGCAGGCTGCGCCGTGCCGGCATCTGCCACAACGATTTGGCCAAGGAACAGAACTGGCTGGTTGGACGCGACGGCCACGCCTATGTCACCGACTTCCAGCTCGCGGCCTGCTTCGAACGGCGCGGCCGGCTCTATCGCATCCTGGCCTATGAAGATCTCCGGCATCTGCTCAAGCACAAGCGCTCCTACGCACCCGAAGCACTGACACCGCGCGAGCGCAAGATCCTGGCGAAGAAATCCTTCGCCGCGAGCCTGTGGCTCGCCACCGGCAAGAAGGTCTACCGGGCGATCACACGCGGCCTGTTCAATTTCACCGACCGTGAGGGCGGCGGCCGCCGGCTTGTCAACGATGCCCCGGTGCTGGCGGAACTGATCCGCAAGAACCCGGCCGTGCGCGACACGGCCATCGTCGCGTTCGCCGATCGCCGGTCCGGCGTCGGGCTCTACGCGTTCGTCGAAGGCGATCAGGCTGCGCTTGAAGGCCAGCTCCACAACGAGCTTGCCGCCGTCAAGGGCCCGAAGCCGCCGGAACACATCCAGGTCGTGCATGCGCTGCCGCGCGACAGCAGCGGCAAGCCCCGCACCGAGATCCTGCAGCTGGTCGCCATGAACCAGCTCGATCTGATCGAGCCGATGATGAAGAACGACCAGGACCGCGCGTTCCTCAAGGACATCCTGGAGCAGCGCAAGAATCTGCGCGACCGCTTCAATTTCGAGGCGGACCTGCCGGCGAGCTAG
- the trmFO gene encoding methylenetetrahydrofolate--tRNA-(uracil(54)-C(5))-methyltransferase (FADH(2)-oxidizing) TrmFO, whose product MTGPQSNSVHVIGAGLAGSEAAWQVAQSGVPVVLHEMRPSRMTEAHRTDGLAELVCSNSFRSDDAANNAVGLLHAEMRRLGSLIMRAADANQVPAGGALAVDRDGFSAAVTKALNDHPLIEIARGEVTGLPPADWSNVIVATGPLTSAPLADAIRELTDENALAFFDAIAPIVHRESIDMSVAWFQSRYDKVGPGGTGADYINCPMTKEQYDGFVAALIAGEKTEFKEWETNTPYFDGCLPIEVMAERGPETLRHGPMKPVGLTNPHDPATKAYAIVQLRQDNKLGTLYNIVGFQTKLKYGEQQRIFRTIPGLEKAEFARLGGLHRNTFLNSPKLLDSSLRLRAQPRLRFAGQMTGCEGYVESASVGLIAGLYAAADARGETLASPPGTTALGSLLGHITGGHIEAIEPGTRSFQPMNINFGLFPPLASAPTRKPDGTRLRGNEKTVAKKQAMSALALADLDRWIADHLRIAAAA is encoded by the coding sequence ATGACAGGACCCCAATCCAATTCCGTGCACGTCATCGGTGCCGGCCTTGCCGGCTCGGAAGCCGCCTGGCAGGTGGCCCAATCCGGCGTGCCCGTGGTGCTCCACGAGATGCGGCCGAGCCGCATGACAGAGGCGCACCGCACCGACGGGCTCGCCGAGCTCGTCTGCTCCAATTCATTCCGCTCGGACGATGCCGCCAACAACGCTGTCGGCCTGCTCCATGCCGAGATGCGCCGGCTGGGCTCGCTGATCATGCGTGCGGCCGATGCCAATCAGGTGCCCGCCGGCGGCGCGCTGGCGGTCGATCGCGACGGCTTCTCTGCGGCCGTCACCAAGGCGCTCAACGACCATCCCCTGATCGAGATCGCCCGCGGCGAGGTCACAGGCCTGCCGCCGGCCGACTGGAGCAACGTCATCGTTGCGACCGGCCCCCTCACCTCGGCACCTCTCGCCGACGCCATTCGCGAGCTGACCGACGAGAACGCGCTCGCGTTCTTCGACGCGATCGCGCCGATCGTGCACCGCGAATCCATCGACATGTCGGTGGCCTGGTTCCAATCGCGTTACGACAAGGTCGGTCCCGGCGGCACCGGCGCCGACTACATCAACTGCCCCATGACCAAGGAGCAGTATGACGGCTTCGTCGCCGCGCTGATTGCCGGCGAGAAGACCGAGTTCAAGGAGTGGGAAACCAACACGCCCTATTTCGACGGCTGCCTGCCGATCGAGGTGATGGCGGAGCGCGGCCCCGAGACGCTGCGCCACGGCCCGATGAAACCGGTCGGCCTCACCAATCCGCACGATCCCGCGACCAAAGCCTACGCGATCGTGCAACTCCGGCAGGACAACAAGCTCGGCACGCTCTACAACATCGTCGGCTTCCAGACGAAGCTGAAGTACGGCGAGCAGCAGCGCATCTTCCGCACCATTCCGGGGCTGGAGAAGGCCGAATTTGCCCGCCTCGGCGGCCTGCATCGCAACACCTTCCTCAACTCGCCGAAGCTGCTCGACAGTTCGTTGCGCCTGCGCGCGCAGCCGCGGCTGCGCTTCGCCGGCCAGATGACGGGCTGCGAGGGCTATGTGGAATCGGCCAGCGTCGGCCTGATCGCCGGCCTCTATGCGGCAGCTGACGCCCGCGGCGAGACCCTTGCGAGCCCGCCCGGCACGACGGCGCTGGGATCCCTGCTCGGCCACATCACGGGCGGCCATATCGAGGCTATCGAGCCGGGCACCCGCTCGTTCCAGCCGATGAACATCAATTTCGGCCTGTTCCCGCCGCTTGCGAGCGCTCCGACGAGGAAGCCGGACGGGACCCGCCTGCGCGGCAACGAGAAGACGGTGGCCAAGAAGCAGGCGATGAGCGCGCTGGCGCTCGCCGATCTCGATCGCTGGATCGCCGATCACCTGCGCATCGCCGCAGCAGCGTGA
- a CDS encoding DUF1127 domain-containing protein — translation MLLSLIRMIQAFRDYQRNVAELSQLSDRELADIGLDRSDIPRVAAGQYQG, via the coding sequence ATGCTGCTCTCGCTCATCCGCATGATCCAGGCGTTCCGGGACTATCAGCGCAATGTTGCCGAGCTGTCCCAGCTCAGCGATCGCGAGCTGGCCGATATCGGCCTCGATCGCTCGGACATCCCGCGCGTTGCCGCCGGTCAGTACCAGGGCTGA